The Sphaerospermopsis torques-reginae ITEP-024 genome has a window encoding:
- a CDS encoding YajQ family cyclic di-GMP-binding protein, producing MASTFSFDIVSDFDRQELVNAVDQVVRDIKSRYDLKDTQTTVELGENSITINTDSDMTLEAVHGILREKAAKRNLSQKIFDFGKVESASGNRVRQEITLKKGISQDIAKQISKLIRDEFKKVQASIQGDAVRVTAKAKDDLQAVIQRVKQEDFPVALQFTNYR from the coding sequence ATGGCTTCTACGTTTTCTTTTGATATTGTCAGCGACTTTGACCGTCAAGAATTAGTGAACGCTGTTGATCAAGTGGTGCGAGACATCAAAAGCCGTTACGATCTCAAAGACACACAAACAACTGTCGAGTTAGGCGAAAACAGCATTACTATTAACACCGACAGCGATATGACTTTAGAGGCTGTACATGGCATATTGCGGGAAAAAGCAGCCAAACGCAACCTCTCCCAGAAAATATTTGATTTTGGTAAAGTTGAATCTGCCAGCGGCAACCGTGTGCGGCAAGAAATCACCCTCAAAAAAGGCATTAGTCAAGACATTGCCAAACAAATCTCCAAATTGATTCGTGATGAATTTAAAAAGGTGCAAGCCTCAATTCAAGGTGATGCTGTGCGGGTGACAGCCAAAGCGAAAGATGACTTACAAGCTGTGATCCAACGAGTCAAACAAGAAGATTTTCCTGTAGCTTTGCAGTTTACCAATTATCGTTAG
- a CDS encoding phosphotransacetylase family protein, with protein MPTSVKYLLIGSVETYSGKSATVLGLSHQLKQKGLDIAYGKPLGNCVQSADGSLVEEDVQFISHSLKLPENRVAPTLLALNEVSVQKRLRGEDKTDYQQSLVQHYLQIPRGDLMLLEGPGDLPEGNLFGLSLLEVAEVLDGGVLLVHRYKSLLTVEALLSAKKLIGDRLVGVVINEVPTEQLEAGHNLLRPFLEEQGIPVLAMLPKSDLLRSVSVGELVKQLQAEVLCRSDRLDLLVETLAIGAMNVNAAVKYFRKRRNKAVVTGGDRVEIQQAALETSTQCLILTGQLPPPAFILNRAEELEIPILSVDLDTLTTVEIVDRTFGQVRVHEPLKVECISQLMSEHFDINRFLSQLGVKPAAALS; from the coding sequence GTGCCAACATCTGTTAAATATTTGCTGATTGGATCAGTAGAGACTTACAGTGGTAAATCCGCAACTGTTTTGGGTTTGTCTCATCAGCTAAAGCAAAAAGGATTGGATATAGCCTACGGTAAACCTTTAGGTAATTGTGTGCAGTCCGCCGATGGTAGCTTAGTGGAAGAAGATGTCCAGTTTATTTCTCACAGCTTGAAACTGCCAGAAAATCGTGTTGCACCCACCTTACTGGCTTTAAATGAGGTCAGTGTCCAAAAACGTTTACGTGGTGAAGACAAAACTGATTATCAGCAGTCACTGGTACAGCATTATTTACAAATACCACGGGGTGATTTGATGCTGTTGGAAGGACCAGGTGATTTACCAGAAGGTAATTTATTTGGCTTGTCCTTACTGGAAGTGGCTGAAGTTTTAGATGGGGGTGTGCTATTGGTACATCGTTATAAATCCCTGCTTACGGTAGAGGCGTTGTTATCTGCCAAGAAATTGATAGGCGATCGCCTAGTTGGTGTTGTTATTAATGAAGTTCCCACCGAACAATTAGAAGCAGGTCATAATCTCTTACGTCCATTTTTGGAAGAGCAAGGCATTCCTGTATTAGCAATGTTGCCAAAAAGCGACTTGCTCCGTAGCGTCAGCGTGGGAGAACTGGTAAAACAATTACAGGCTGAAGTTCTCTGTCGCAGCGATCGCCTAGATTTATTAGTGGAAACCTTGGCCATTGGGGCGATGAATGTCAATGCCGCCGTTAAATATTTCCGCAAACGCCGTAACAAGGCAGTAGTCACAGGAGGCGATCGCGTGGAAATTCAACAAGCCGCTTTAGAAACTTCTACCCAATGCCTGATCCTCACCGGACAACTACCCCCTCCCGCCTTTATTCTCAATCGCGCCGAAGAATTAGAAATACCAATTTTATCTGTTGACCTCGATACCTTAACCACAGTGGAAATTGTTGACCGCACTTTCGGACAAGTTCGTGTCCACGAACCTCTCAAAGTAGAGTGCATTAGCCAATTAATGTCCGAACATTTTGACATTAACCGTTTCTTATCTCAACTAGGAGTCAAACCAGCAGCCGCTTTATCTTAG
- a CDS encoding MAPEG family protein translates to MSLLQLPIPAIFLYSIAAAAVLIYVPFLFVAYGRAQVGFDLSAPRAMFDKLPPYAQRATWAHQNSFEAFIIFSAASLMAYVCGVNTPLAAMAAIAFIPARLLYSIFYIANIPILRSLMFGIGSFSSGTLFYLSIMKVSG, encoded by the coding sequence ATGTCCCTATTGCAACTACCTATACCTGCTATTTTTTTGTACTCTATTGCTGCCGCCGCAGTTCTCATTTATGTACCGTTTTTATTCGTAGCTTACGGTCGGGCGCAGGTTGGTTTTGATTTATCTGCCCCTCGTGCCATGTTTGATAAATTGCCTCCTTATGCCCAAAGAGCTACCTGGGCGCATCAAAATTCTTTTGAGGCATTCATAATTTTCAGTGCTGCATCTCTAATGGCTTATGTCTGTGGGGTGAATACTCCTTTAGCAGCAATGGCAGCGATCGCCTTTATCCCCGCTCGGTTACTATACTCTATTTTTTATATTGCCAATATCCCCATTTTGCGATCGCTCATGTTTGGTATTGGCTCTTTTAGTTCTGGCACTCTCTTCTATTTGAGTATCATGAAAGTTTCAGGATAG
- a CDS encoding glutathione S-transferase family protein: MLKLYGGAFSRASIVQWYLEELQVPYEFILLDMKAGEHKQPEYLAINPIGKVPAIVDGDLKLWESGAILLYIAEKYGKNPISLEERAIFSQWVLFGNSTLATGIFVEANREREMPRLLTTLNEIFARQPFLLGDQFTVADVAVGSILAYIPIMLKLDLSEYPAVVNYIQKISERPAFKNSIGKR, from the coding sequence ATGTTGAAACTTTACGGTGGCGCTTTTAGCCGTGCATCAATTGTTCAGTGGTATTTAGAGGAACTACAAGTTCCCTACGAGTTTATTCTTTTGGATATGAAAGCAGGTGAACATAAACAACCTGAATACCTAGCCATTAACCCAATAGGCAAAGTTCCAGCAATTGTTGATGGTGATTTGAAACTTTGGGAATCTGGGGCAATTTTGCTGTATATTGCGGAAAAATATGGTAAAAATCCGATTTCCCTAGAGGAACGTGCCATATTTTCCCAATGGGTATTATTTGGTAATTCTACCTTGGCTACAGGAATTTTTGTGGAAGCCAACCGCGAGCGAGAAATGCCCCGCCTATTAACTACCCTGAATGAAATTTTTGCGCGGCAACCTTTCTTACTTGGTGATCAATTCACTGTTGCCGATGTGGCTGTGGGATCTATACTCGCTTATATTCCCATTATGCTCAAGCTTGATTTGAGTGAATATCCAGCCGTTGTGAACTATATTCAGAAAATTTCTGAACGTCCAGCATTTAAAAACAGTATCGGTAAAAGGTGA
- a CDS encoding DUF2499 domain-containing protein, with amino-acid sequence MHALSIPTWIIHVSSVIEWIAAIWLIWKYGELTKNRSWWGLSFAMLPALISAMCACTWHYFDNPESLEWLVTLQATMTLVGNFTLWAAAVWIWRSTKSATKIEAKTIKSEP; translated from the coding sequence ATGCACGCCCTTTCGATTCCCACCTGGATTATTCACGTTTCTAGTGTCATTGAATGGATAGCCGCTATTTGGTTAATCTGGAAATATGGTGAACTGACAAAAAACCGTAGTTGGTGGGGATTGTCCTTTGCCATGTTACCAGCTTTAATCAGTGCTATGTGTGCTTGCACTTGGCATTATTTCGACAACCCCGAATCCCTAGAATGGTTAGTCACCCTCCAAGCTACCATGACATTAGTGGGTAATTTTACCCTTTGGGCGGCAGCAGTGTGGATTTGGCGTTCTACCAAGTCTGCAACCAAAATTGAAGCAAAAACCATCAAATCAGAACCATGA
- a CDS encoding DNA recombination-mediator protein A — protein sequence MSQSTELINLDTLAQELATIQQTGSKRIALLGSRHVPITHQNLIEMMTYALVLSGNRIITSGATGTNSAAIKGATRADPNLLTVILPQSLERQPHESRQQLEQVMHLVENPSNDNLSLAEASYLCNKEIVSRCQQLICFAFHDSRTLLQTCGEAEEQRKVVTLFYFD from the coding sequence TTGAGCCAGTCAACAGAACTCATCAACCTTGATACATTAGCGCAGGAACTGGCGACAATCCAGCAAACAGGTTCCAAACGAATCGCCTTGTTGGGTTCTCGTCATGTGCCAATTACTCATCAAAATCTCATTGAAATGATGACTTATGCCCTAGTTTTATCGGGCAATCGCATCATTACTTCCGGTGCTACAGGTACTAATTCTGCTGCCATCAAGGGCGCAACACGGGCTGACCCGAACTTATTGACGGTCATCCTACCCCAAAGCCTGGAACGTCAGCCCCATGAATCACGCCAACAACTAGAGCAGGTTATGCATCTAGTCGAAAATCCCAGTAATGATAATCTATCTTTGGCTGAGGCCAGCTACCTGTGCAACAAGGAGATTGTCTCCCGTTGTCAGCAACTCATCTGCTTTGCTTTCCACGACAGTCGCACCCTGCTACAAACCTGTGGAGAAGCAGAAGAACAAAGAAAAGTGGTGACACTGTTCTACTTTGATTAA
- a CDS encoding DUF3593 domain-containing protein — protein MISKETLFALSLFPYLGFLWFISRSPQMPRLALYGFYGTLVFVGITIPAGIYAKVAYGEALANIDWLHGGAEVFLTLANILIVLGFRQAVQNLGNKE, from the coding sequence ATGATATCAAAAGAAACCCTCTTTGCCCTGTCTCTGTTTCCCTATTTGGGTTTCTTGTGGTTTATTAGCCGTAGTCCGCAAATGCCACGTTTAGCCCTATATGGATTTTACGGTACTTTAGTATTTGTCGGTATTACCATTCCCGCCGGCATCTATGCCAAAGTTGCTTATGGAGAAGCTTTAGCCAATATAGACTGGTTACATGGCGGCGCTGAAGTATTTTTAACCCTCGCTAATATTTTAATCGTCTTGGGTTTTCGTCAAGCTGTGCAAAATTTAGGGAATAAGGAATAG